The following are from one region of the Nicotiana tabacum cultivar K326 chromosome 3, ASM71507v2, whole genome shotgun sequence genome:
- the LOC107801934 gene encoding uncharacterized protein LOC107801934 isoform X2 codes for MTCSNCGEPNHNGRGCYKPKAAATQEDAAMESDNEDVGPFAATQAASCNADVGPFAATQAASCNADVGPFAAAQEFTPYGPEVDNEEDPPLRPMIISETQSRIERGNLRGPTTGVRKIKFAGDHTGASTPTNIPYSPTKLTWKGKAAISSSQVQLEARKRNIKMMATKGKGVSEQ; via the exons ATGACATGTAGTAATTGTGGTGAGCCAAACCACAATGGAAGGGGTTGTTACAAG CCTAAGGCTGCTGCAACTCAAGAAGATGCTGCAATGGAGAGTGACAATGAAGATGTTGGACCATTTGCTGCCACCCAAGCTGCAAGCTGCAATGCTGATGTTGGACCATTTGCTGCCACCCAAGCTGCAAGCTGCAATGCTGATGTTGGACCATTTGCTGCCGCCCAAGAGTTCACACCATATGGTCCAGAAGTTGACAATGAAGAAGATCCTCCACTTAGGCCAATGATTATTTCAGAAACACAATCAAGGATTGAGAGGGGTAACCTAAGAGGACCTACTACTGGTGTAAGGAAAATTAAGTTTGCTGGAGATCACACTGGGGCTTCGACACCTACCAATATTCCTTATTCTCCAACTAAGCTGACATGGAAGGGAAAAGCTGCAATCTCATCAAGCCAAGTCCAACTTGAGGCAAGAAAGAGAAATATCAAGATGATGGCAACAAAGGGCAAAG
- the LOC107801934 gene encoding uncharacterized protein LOC107801934 isoform X1 yields MTCSNCGEPNHNGRGCYKPKAAATQEDAAMESDNEDVGPFAATQAASCNADVGPFAATQAASCNADVGPFAAAQEFTPYGPEVDNEEDPPLRPMIISETQSRIERGNLRGPTTGVRKIKFAGDHTGASTPTNIPYSPTKLTWKGKAAISSSQVQLEARKRNIKMMATKGKGKRVALDDEDLL; encoded by the exons ATGACATGTAGTAATTGTGGTGAGCCAAACCACAATGGAAGGGGTTGTTACAAG CCTAAGGCTGCTGCAACTCAAGAAGATGCTGCAATGGAGAGTGACAATGAAGATGTTGGACCATTTGCTGCCACCCAAGCTGCAAGCTGCAATGCTGATGTTGGACCATTTGCTGCCACCCAAGCTGCAAGCTGCAATGCTGATGTTGGACCATTTGCTGCCGCCCAAGAGTTCACACCATATGGTCCAGAAGTTGACAATGAAGAAGATCCTCCACTTAGGCCAATGATTATTTCAGAAACACAATCAAGGATTGAGAGGGGTAACCTAAGAGGACCTACTACTGGTGTAAGGAAAATTAAGTTTGCTGGAGATCACACTGGGGCTTCGACACCTACCAATATTCCTTATTCTCCAACTAAGCTGACATGGAAGGGAAAAGCTGCAATCTCATCAAGCCAAGTCCAACTTGAGGCAAGAAAGAGAAATATCAAGATGATGGCAACAAAGGGCAAAGGTAAACGAGTTGCACTTGATGATGAAGATCTTCTTTGA